The Punica granatum isolate Tunisia-2019 chromosome 4, ASM765513v2, whole genome shotgun sequence genome has a window encoding:
- the LOC116203314 gene encoding uncharacterized protein LOC116203314 isoform X1, producing the protein MAQQPLQPTGPSTPSLQDFAYGEFTYLPESEVDWNSMPSFAEGNYDLPLDSPIVASSPHPSVNGKSTISVLPRHQTQQPPATFNSSQLPGDELPNPQMQQNGFISPMQGNGLNPQAGCEGQLPYWAGKAVYGRHDGSTHSLWNTNFTPGGYFPQQPYFTNTGRAVSLPVGGGGFSRAMNGTISNGRMAIQVSNPDFSSAMMDDPRQKTFNYIRNGWQPSATNQQSLQQINRTNVENMTNNSTSRSCNCKKTKCNSRHCGCFAVGIYCQTTCKCQNCLNDHKSKDKIMEARQSVLSRDSAAFEPRVINNTEILAQEQGNYVSTTSTARHRVGCNCKHSLCKKGYCECYQARVRCCDACRCEGCRNTFGVKSGSRELANSLEQIARHPSFAEAQNIQGNYMAEPLSAPTLLHPLATNTPQLPYRRGQDNHFTTVSFGGPTQEINLQLPGFNGLSESYPISNSQDLSAFPLPNFFQGITQSVAAVTHAERQLGTAGIAPGEASVQDDPGKSGHT; encoded by the exons ATGGCTCAGCAACCATTACAGCCTACGGGTCCTTCCACTCCATCCCTCCAA GATTTTGCTTATGGAGAGTTCACCTACCTACCGGAATCTGAAGTGGACTGGAATTCTATGCCGAGCTTTGCTGAGGGCAATTATGATCTGCCCCTTGATTCTCCAATCGTCGCATCATCTCCTCATCCCTCTGTCAATGGAAAGAGCACAATCAGTGTTTTGCCAAG GCATCAGACCCAGCAGCCCCCTGCCACCTTCAATTCTTCTCAGCTTCCCGGAGATGAACTACCCAATCCG CAAATGCAGCAGAATGGTTTTATCTCACCGATGCAAGGCAATGGTCTAAATCCCCAAGCTGGATGTGAGGGGCAACTTCCATACTGGGCTGGAAAAGCCGTCTACGGAAGGCATGATGGGAGCACCCACAGTTTGTGGAACACGAACTTTACTCCCGGTGGATATTTTCCCCAACAACCATACTTCACGAATACAGGCAGAGCGGTTTCTTTGCCTGTTGGAGGAGGAGGCTTTTCCCGAGCAATGAATG GTACTATTTCAAATGGCAGAATGGCGATTCAAGTTAGTAACCCCGATTTCTCATCGGCAATGATGGACGATCCAAGACAAAAAACGTTCAATTATATTCGTAATGGATGGCAACCTAGTGCAACTAATCAACAGAGCCTCCAACAGATCAACAG GACGAATGTAGAGAACATGACTAACAATTCGACTTCTCGATCATGCAATTGCAAGAAAACCAAGTGCAACTCACG ACACTGTGGATGCTTCGCAGTAGGAATTTATTGCCAGACGACTTGCAAATGCCAAAATTGCCTTAATGATCACAAATCCAAAGACAAAATCATGGAGGCCCGGCAAAGTGTCTTGTCCCGTGACAGTGCTGCATTTGAGCCAAGAGTTATCAACAACACTGAAATTCTTGCACAG gaaCAAGGAAACTATGTCAGCACCACATCTACTGCGAGGCATAGAGTTGGATGCAACTGCAAGCATTCCTTGTGCAAGAAAGGATATTGTGAATGCTATCAG GCCCGTGTCAGATGCTGTGATGCATGCCGGTGTGAAGGTTGCAGAAATACTTTTGGCGTGAAAAGCG gGAGTAGAGAGCTGGCGAATTCATTGGAACAG ATTGCAAGGCACCCATCATTCGCCGAAGCGCAAAACATTCAAGGAAATTATATGGCCGAACCATTGTCTGCTCCTACTCTTTTGCACCCTTTGGCGACCAACACACCTCAGTTGCCCTATAGAAGGGGACAAGATAACCATTTCACCACGGTGAGCTTCGGTGGCCCAACTCAGGAGATCAACTTGCAGTTACCAGGCTTTAACGGGCTATCCGAAAGCTACCCCATATCGAACTCGCAAGATCTTTCTGCTTTTCCTCTTCCAAACTTCTTCCAAGGTATTACCCAGTCGGTTGCAGCAGTTACGCATGCGGAGCGCCAACTCGG TACTGCAGGGATTGCACCAGGGGAAGCTAGCGTTCAAGATGATCCGGGAAAATCGGGTCATACTTGA
- the LOC116203314 gene encoding uncharacterized protein LOC116203314 isoform X3, producing the protein MAQQPLQPTGPSTPSLQDFAYGEFTYLPESEVDWNSMPSFAEGNYDLPLDSPIVASSPHPSVNGKSTISVLPRHQTQQPPATFNSSQLPGDELPNPQMQQNGFISPMQGNGLNPQAGCEGQLPYWAGKAVYGRHDGSTHSLWNTNFTPGGYFPQQPYFTNTGRAVSLPVGGGGFSRAMNGTISNGRMAIQVSNPDFSSAMMDDPRQKTFNYIRNGWQPSATNQQSLQQINRTNVENMTNNSTSRSCNCKKTKCNSRHCGCFAVGIYCQTTCKCQNCLNDHKSKDKIMEARQSVLSRDSAAFEPRVINNTEILAQEQGNYVSTTSTARHRVGCNCKHSLCKKGYCECYQARVRCCDACRCEGCRNTFGVKSGSRELANSLEQIARHPSFAEAQNIQGNYMAEPLSAPTLLHPLATNTPQLPYRRGQDNHFTTVSFGGPTQEINLQLPGFNGLSESYPISNSQDLSAFPLPNFFQGITQSVAAVTHAERQLGDCTRGS; encoded by the exons ATGGCTCAGCAACCATTACAGCCTACGGGTCCTTCCACTCCATCCCTCCAA GATTTTGCTTATGGAGAGTTCACCTACCTACCGGAATCTGAAGTGGACTGGAATTCTATGCCGAGCTTTGCTGAGGGCAATTATGATCTGCCCCTTGATTCTCCAATCGTCGCATCATCTCCTCATCCCTCTGTCAATGGAAAGAGCACAATCAGTGTTTTGCCAAG GCATCAGACCCAGCAGCCCCCTGCCACCTTCAATTCTTCTCAGCTTCCCGGAGATGAACTACCCAATCCG CAAATGCAGCAGAATGGTTTTATCTCACCGATGCAAGGCAATGGTCTAAATCCCCAAGCTGGATGTGAGGGGCAACTTCCATACTGGGCTGGAAAAGCCGTCTACGGAAGGCATGATGGGAGCACCCACAGTTTGTGGAACACGAACTTTACTCCCGGTGGATATTTTCCCCAACAACCATACTTCACGAATACAGGCAGAGCGGTTTCTTTGCCTGTTGGAGGAGGAGGCTTTTCCCGAGCAATGAATG GTACTATTTCAAATGGCAGAATGGCGATTCAAGTTAGTAACCCCGATTTCTCATCGGCAATGATGGACGATCCAAGACAAAAAACGTTCAATTATATTCGTAATGGATGGCAACCTAGTGCAACTAATCAACAGAGCCTCCAACAGATCAACAG GACGAATGTAGAGAACATGACTAACAATTCGACTTCTCGATCATGCAATTGCAAGAAAACCAAGTGCAACTCACG ACACTGTGGATGCTTCGCAGTAGGAATTTATTGCCAGACGACTTGCAAATGCCAAAATTGCCTTAATGATCACAAATCCAAAGACAAAATCATGGAGGCCCGGCAAAGTGTCTTGTCCCGTGACAGTGCTGCATTTGAGCCAAGAGTTATCAACAACACTGAAATTCTTGCACAG gaaCAAGGAAACTATGTCAGCACCACATCTACTGCGAGGCATAGAGTTGGATGCAACTGCAAGCATTCCTTGTGCAAGAAAGGATATTGTGAATGCTATCAG GCCCGTGTCAGATGCTGTGATGCATGCCGGTGTGAAGGTTGCAGAAATACTTTTGGCGTGAAAAGCG gGAGTAGAGAGCTGGCGAATTCATTGGAACAG ATTGCAAGGCACCCATCATTCGCCGAAGCGCAAAACATTCAAGGAAATTATATGGCCGAACCATTGTCTGCTCCTACTCTTTTGCACCCTTTGGCGACCAACACACCTCAGTTGCCCTATAGAAGGGGACAAGATAACCATTTCACCACGGTGAGCTTCGGTGGCCCAACTCAGGAGATCAACTTGCAGTTACCAGGCTTTAACGGGCTATCCGAAAGCTACCCCATATCGAACTCGCAAGATCTTTCTGCTTTTCCTCTTCCAAACTTCTTCCAAGGTATTACCCAGTCGGTTGCAGCAGTTACGCATGCGGAGCGCCAACTCGG GGATTGCACCAGGGGAAGCTAG
- the LOC116203314 gene encoding uncharacterized protein LOC116203314 isoform X2 — translation MAQQPLQPTGPSTPSLQDFAYGEFTYLPESEVDWNSMPSFAEGNYDLPLDSPIVASSPHPSVNGKSTISVLPRHQTQQPPATFNSSQLPGDELPNPQNGFISPMQGNGLNPQAGCEGQLPYWAGKAVYGRHDGSTHSLWNTNFTPGGYFPQQPYFTNTGRAVSLPVGGGGFSRAMNGTISNGRMAIQVSNPDFSSAMMDDPRQKTFNYIRNGWQPSATNQQSLQQINRTNVENMTNNSTSRSCNCKKTKCNSRHCGCFAVGIYCQTTCKCQNCLNDHKSKDKIMEARQSVLSRDSAAFEPRVINNTEILAQEQGNYVSTTSTARHRVGCNCKHSLCKKGYCECYQARVRCCDACRCEGCRNTFGVKSGSRELANSLEQIARHPSFAEAQNIQGNYMAEPLSAPTLLHPLATNTPQLPYRRGQDNHFTTVSFGGPTQEINLQLPGFNGLSESYPISNSQDLSAFPLPNFFQGITQSVAAVTHAERQLGTAGIAPGEASVQDDPGKSGHT, via the exons ATGGCTCAGCAACCATTACAGCCTACGGGTCCTTCCACTCCATCCCTCCAA GATTTTGCTTATGGAGAGTTCACCTACCTACCGGAATCTGAAGTGGACTGGAATTCTATGCCGAGCTTTGCTGAGGGCAATTATGATCTGCCCCTTGATTCTCCAATCGTCGCATCATCTCCTCATCCCTCTGTCAATGGAAAGAGCACAATCAGTGTTTTGCCAAG GCATCAGACCCAGCAGCCCCCTGCCACCTTCAATTCTTCTCAGCTTCCCGGAGATGAACTACCCAATCCG CAGAATGGTTTTATCTCACCGATGCAAGGCAATGGTCTAAATCCCCAAGCTGGATGTGAGGGGCAACTTCCATACTGGGCTGGAAAAGCCGTCTACGGAAGGCATGATGGGAGCACCCACAGTTTGTGGAACACGAACTTTACTCCCGGTGGATATTTTCCCCAACAACCATACTTCACGAATACAGGCAGAGCGGTTTCTTTGCCTGTTGGAGGAGGAGGCTTTTCCCGAGCAATGAATG GTACTATTTCAAATGGCAGAATGGCGATTCAAGTTAGTAACCCCGATTTCTCATCGGCAATGATGGACGATCCAAGACAAAAAACGTTCAATTATATTCGTAATGGATGGCAACCTAGTGCAACTAATCAACAGAGCCTCCAACAGATCAACAG GACGAATGTAGAGAACATGACTAACAATTCGACTTCTCGATCATGCAATTGCAAGAAAACCAAGTGCAACTCACG ACACTGTGGATGCTTCGCAGTAGGAATTTATTGCCAGACGACTTGCAAATGCCAAAATTGCCTTAATGATCACAAATCCAAAGACAAAATCATGGAGGCCCGGCAAAGTGTCTTGTCCCGTGACAGTGCTGCATTTGAGCCAAGAGTTATCAACAACACTGAAATTCTTGCACAG gaaCAAGGAAACTATGTCAGCACCACATCTACTGCGAGGCATAGAGTTGGATGCAACTGCAAGCATTCCTTGTGCAAGAAAGGATATTGTGAATGCTATCAG GCCCGTGTCAGATGCTGTGATGCATGCCGGTGTGAAGGTTGCAGAAATACTTTTGGCGTGAAAAGCG gGAGTAGAGAGCTGGCGAATTCATTGGAACAG ATTGCAAGGCACCCATCATTCGCCGAAGCGCAAAACATTCAAGGAAATTATATGGCCGAACCATTGTCTGCTCCTACTCTTTTGCACCCTTTGGCGACCAACACACCTCAGTTGCCCTATAGAAGGGGACAAGATAACCATTTCACCACGGTGAGCTTCGGTGGCCCAACTCAGGAGATCAACTTGCAGTTACCAGGCTTTAACGGGCTATCCGAAAGCTACCCCATATCGAACTCGCAAGATCTTTCTGCTTTTCCTCTTCCAAACTTCTTCCAAGGTATTACCCAGTCGGTTGCAGCAGTTACGCATGCGGAGCGCCAACTCGG TACTGCAGGGATTGCACCAGGGGAAGCTAGCGTTCAAGATGATCCGGGAAAATCGGGTCATACTTGA
- the LOC116206203 gene encoding abscisic acid 8'-hydroxylase CYP707A2-like isoform X1 yields MVQLFSLALIFLFIYLVHILVKFLLSPDRRRPKLPLPPGTLGWPYVGETFQLYSQNPNVFFASKVERYGPIFKTHILGCPCVMISSPEAAKFVLVTKSHLFKPTFPASKERMLGKQAIFFHQGQYHSKLRKLVLRAFMPDSIRSKVSDIESIALDSLKSLEGRSIDNTFLELKTYAFNVALLSIFGKDEIKYREDLKRCYYILEKGYNSMPINLPGTLFHKSMKARRELSQILARILHTRRQMKLDDQQHPDLLGSFMGDKEGLTDEQIADNIIGVIFAARDTTASVLTWIIKFLGENPSVLEAVTEEQEAVMRSKEESGKERLLTWEDTKNMPLTSRVIQETLRVASILSFTFREAVEDVEYGGYLIPKGWKVLPLFRNIHHSPELFPEPEKFDPSRFEVAPKPNTFLAFGNGTHSCPGNELAKLEILVLLHHLTTKYRWSLMGSQNGIQYGPFALPQNGLPIKLFRK; encoded by the exons ATGGTTCAACTCTTCTCCCTGGCCTTGATCTTCCTCTTTATCTACCTCGTCCATATCCTCGTTAAGTTCTTGCTCTCACCCGACCGCCGCCGCCCCAAGCTGCCCCTCCCGCCGGGCACCCTCGGGTGGCCCTACGTCGGGGAGACCTTCCAGCTCTACTCCCAGAACCCCAAcgtcttcttcgcctccaaaGTGGAGAG gTATGGTCCAATCTTCAAGACCCACATACTGGGGTGCCCCTGCGTGATGATATCGAGCCCGGAGGCGGCCAAGTTCGTGCTCGTGACCAAATCCCACCTGTTCAAGCCCACATTCCCGGCCAGCAAAGAGAGGATGCTGGGCAAGCAGGCCATCTTCTTCCACCAGGGCCAGTACCACTCCAAGCTGAGGAAGCTCGTCCTCCGCGCCTTCATGCCCGACTCGATCCGCTCCAAGGTCTCCGACATCGAGTCCATCGCCCTAGACTCcctcaagtccttggaggggAGGTCCATCGACAACACCTTCCTCGAATTGAAGACG TACGCGTTCAATGTGGCGCTGTTGTCCATCTTTGGGAAGGACGAGATCAAGTACAGAGAGGACCTGAAGAGGTGCTACTACATTCTCGAGAAGGGATACAACTCCATGCCCATCAACCTGCCGGGGACGCTGTTCCACAAGTCAATGAAGGCCCGCCGGGAGCTCAGCCAGATCCTGGCCAGGATCCTCCACACCCGGCGGCAGATGAAGCTCGACGACCAGCAGCACCCCGACCTGCTCGGCTCCTTCATGGGGGACAAGGAGGGGCTCACCGACGAGCAGATCGCCGACAACATCATCGGCGTCATCTTCGCCGCCCGGGACACCACCGCCAGCGTGCTCACCTGGATCATCAAGTTCCTCGGCGAGAACCCCAGCGTCCTCGAAGCCGTGACG GAGGAGCAAGAGGCTGTGATGAGGAGCAAGGAGGAGAGTGGAAAAGAGAGGCTGTTGACTTGGGAAGATACCAAGAACATGCCTTTGACTTCAAGAGTGATCCAAGAGACCCTAAGGGTTGCTTCAATCTTGTCCTTCACCTTCAGAGAAGCTGTTGAAGATGTTGAGTATGGAG GGTACCTCATTCCGAAAGGATGGAAAGTCTTGCCCCTCTTCAGGAACATTCACCACAGCCCGGAGCTCTTCCCCGAGCCGGAGAAGTTCGACCCATCCAGATTCGAG GTCGCACCAAAGCCCAACACATTTTTGGCATTTGGCAACGGGACCCACTCATGCCCAGGGAATGAGTTGGCTAAATTGGAGATTTTGGTACTTCTACATCACTTGACCACTAAGTACAG ATGGTCGTTGATGGGTTCTCAGAACGGAATTCAGTATGGGCCCTTCGCTCTTCCCCAGAATGGTCTGCCCATCAAGTTATTCCGGAAATAA
- the LOC116206203 gene encoding abscisic acid 8'-hydroxylase CYP707A2-like isoform X2, protein MVQLFSLALIFLFIYLVHILVKFLLSPDRRRPKLPLPPGTLGWPYVGETFQLYSQNPNVFFASKVERYGPIFKTHILGCPCVMISSPEAAKFVLVTKSHLFKPTFPASKERMLGKQAIFFHQGQYHSKLRKLVLRAFMPDSIRSKVSDIESIALDSLKSLEGRSIDNTFLELKTYAFNVALLSIFGKDEIKYREDLKRCYYILEKGYNSMPINLPGTLFHKSMKARRELSQILARILHTRRQMKLDDQQHPDLLGSFMGDKEGLTDEQIADNIIGVIFAARDTTASVLTWIIKFLGENPSVLEAVTEEQEAVMRSKEESGKERLLTWEDTKNMPLTSRVIQETLRVASILSFTFREAVEDVEYGGYLIPKGWKVLPLFRNIHHSPELFPEPEKFDPSRFEVAPKPNTFLAFGNGTHSCPGNELAKLEILVLLHHLTTKYS, encoded by the exons ATGGTTCAACTCTTCTCCCTGGCCTTGATCTTCCTCTTTATCTACCTCGTCCATATCCTCGTTAAGTTCTTGCTCTCACCCGACCGCCGCCGCCCCAAGCTGCCCCTCCCGCCGGGCACCCTCGGGTGGCCCTACGTCGGGGAGACCTTCCAGCTCTACTCCCAGAACCCCAAcgtcttcttcgcctccaaaGTGGAGAG gTATGGTCCAATCTTCAAGACCCACATACTGGGGTGCCCCTGCGTGATGATATCGAGCCCGGAGGCGGCCAAGTTCGTGCTCGTGACCAAATCCCACCTGTTCAAGCCCACATTCCCGGCCAGCAAAGAGAGGATGCTGGGCAAGCAGGCCATCTTCTTCCACCAGGGCCAGTACCACTCCAAGCTGAGGAAGCTCGTCCTCCGCGCCTTCATGCCCGACTCGATCCGCTCCAAGGTCTCCGACATCGAGTCCATCGCCCTAGACTCcctcaagtccttggaggggAGGTCCATCGACAACACCTTCCTCGAATTGAAGACG TACGCGTTCAATGTGGCGCTGTTGTCCATCTTTGGGAAGGACGAGATCAAGTACAGAGAGGACCTGAAGAGGTGCTACTACATTCTCGAGAAGGGATACAACTCCATGCCCATCAACCTGCCGGGGACGCTGTTCCACAAGTCAATGAAGGCCCGCCGGGAGCTCAGCCAGATCCTGGCCAGGATCCTCCACACCCGGCGGCAGATGAAGCTCGACGACCAGCAGCACCCCGACCTGCTCGGCTCCTTCATGGGGGACAAGGAGGGGCTCACCGACGAGCAGATCGCCGACAACATCATCGGCGTCATCTTCGCCGCCCGGGACACCACCGCCAGCGTGCTCACCTGGATCATCAAGTTCCTCGGCGAGAACCCCAGCGTCCTCGAAGCCGTGACG GAGGAGCAAGAGGCTGTGATGAGGAGCAAGGAGGAGAGTGGAAAAGAGAGGCTGTTGACTTGGGAAGATACCAAGAACATGCCTTTGACTTCAAGAGTGATCCAAGAGACCCTAAGGGTTGCTTCAATCTTGTCCTTCACCTTCAGAGAAGCTGTTGAAGATGTTGAGTATGGAG GGTACCTCATTCCGAAAGGATGGAAAGTCTTGCCCCTCTTCAGGAACATTCACCACAGCCCGGAGCTCTTCCCCGAGCCGGAGAAGTTCGACCCATCCAGATTCGAG GTCGCACCAAAGCCCAACACATTTTTGGCATTTGGCAACGGGACCCACTCATGCCCAGGGAATGAGTTGGCTAAATTGGAGATTTTGGTACTTCTACATCACTTGACCACTAAGTACAG TTAG